In one Pseudodesulfovibrio tunisiensis genomic region, the following are encoded:
- a CDS encoding glycosyltransferase family 2 protein, protein MSSHKNIEVSIVTPMHNEELCIREFHSRVSATLRKEGWSHEIVLVNDGSTDRTGSIIRELSAEDPNLVGVFLSRNRGQCNAIYAGIQHSRGRYVVIMDGDLQHRPEEIPALVNKMREGYDMVSGMRQKRSESKWLRLVPSRIANWMIRKASGCEIHDMGGFSCIDGDMARSMHLREGHHRFLPAIIYRMGGAVAEVPTSAPPRFAGRSHYGISRSIDVLFDIVSLWFQNSFKQRPVYLFGRISLALFLFASALMVWVLFEKVFLGVHMGTRPPFMGAILLYLASLGFMSTGFILEAIGDTLDSVLQAKPYAVREVVRGGEKQETNG, encoded by the coding sequence GTGAGCAGCCATAAGAATATCGAAGTGAGCATCGTCACCCCGATGCACAACGAGGAACTCTGCATCCGCGAGTTCCACAGCCGTGTTTCCGCAACCCTGCGCAAGGAAGGGTGGAGCCACGAGATCGTGCTGGTCAATGACGGGTCCACGGACCGCACCGGGAGCATCATCCGGGAGCTGAGCGCCGAGGATCCGAATCTGGTGGGCGTGTTCCTGTCCCGCAACCGGGGCCAGTGCAACGCCATCTATGCCGGAATCCAGCACAGCCGGGGCCGGTACGTGGTGATCATGGATGGTGACCTTCAGCACAGGCCCGAGGAGATTCCCGCGCTCGTGAACAAGATGCGCGAGGGGTACGACATGGTCTCGGGCATGCGCCAGAAGCGTTCCGAAAGCAAGTGGCTGCGTCTGGTGCCCAGCCGGATTGCCAACTGGATGATCCGCAAGGCCAGCGGCTGCGAGATTCACGACATGGGCGGCTTTTCCTGCATTGACGGGGACATGGCTCGCTCCATGCACCTGCGCGAGGGCCATCACCGGTTTCTGCCCGCCATCATCTACCGCATGGGCGGAGCCGTGGCCGAGGTGCCCACGTCCGCGCCGCCGCGTTTTGCGGGCCGGAGCCACTACGGCATCAGCCGCAGCATCGACGTGCTGTTCGACATCGTGAGCCTGTGGTTCCAGAATTCCTTCAAGCAGCGGCCCGTGTACCTGTTCGGCCGCATCAGTCTGGCCCTGTTCCTGTTCGCGTCCGCGCTCATGGTTTGGGTACTGTTCGAAAAGGTGTTTCTGGGCGTGCACATGGGGACCCGACCTCCGTTCATGGGGGCCATCCTGCTGTATCTGGCCTCTCTCGGCTTCATGTCCACCGGATTCATTCTCGAGGCCATAGGCGATACTCTGGATTCCGTGCTTCAGGCCAAGCCCTATGCCGTACGCGAGGTGGTCCGAGGTGGAGAAAAGCAGGAAACGAACGGCTGA
- a CDS encoding MATE family efflux transporter yields MFVKRWSAPGGYREALAIGLPLVVSMASHMVMTTTDRIFLGNYSMDALAAALPAGVMNFLFVSFFLGVVEYAAVFVAQYTGAGRPERVGASLWQALWFCLPAYLILILFGLNSHILFELVGHASEVRELEEVYYSILCYGGGPYLIGVALACFFSGRGMTKPVMLVNLGGAILNVPLDYCLINGVGPFPELGIRGAGIATVGGFVFSALCFALLVFRKRNEKTFKVWSGWRFDPELFRRFLRFGLPGGVQFFLDMFAVSFFVFMVGRIGTVELAASNIGMTLDNVAYLPMVGMSIAVSVMVGQAMGKKSPESAAYATTSVLHIAWVYMGGVGVLLLVFPDFFIEIFRTRGMSDAEFAPILELGRVLLRYVAGFTLLDAVCIIHAGALKGAGDTRFIMWSIGLSSIFGMVLPLTLLYMAGYHSVHVPWACLYAYVVLLMCVLRYRYVKGPWRRMQVIEDEPSVPGERIDTARP; encoded by the coding sequence ATGTTCGTCAAACGTTGGAGCGCGCCCGGTGGATACAGGGAAGCGCTCGCCATCGGTCTGCCTCTGGTGGTCAGCATGGCCTCGCACATGGTCATGACCACCACGGACCGGATATTTCTGGGCAACTATTCCATGGATGCCCTTGCCGCGGCCTTGCCCGCCGGAGTCATGAACTTCCTGTTCGTGTCCTTTTTTCTCGGCGTGGTGGAATACGCTGCCGTGTTCGTGGCCCAGTACACCGGGGCCGGACGGCCGGAGCGTGTGGGCGCGTCCCTGTGGCAGGCCCTGTGGTTCTGCCTGCCCGCCTATCTGATACTCATTCTGTTCGGCCTGAATTCCCACATCCTGTTCGAGCTGGTGGGCCATGCCTCGGAGGTGCGCGAGCTGGAGGAGGTCTACTACTCCATTCTCTGCTACGGCGGTGGCCCGTATCTGATCGGTGTGGCTCTGGCCTGCTTCTTTTCCGGCCGGGGCATGACCAAGCCCGTGATGCTCGTGAATCTGGGAGGCGCGATACTGAATGTGCCGCTGGATTACTGTCTGATCAACGGGGTTGGCCCGTTTCCGGAGCTTGGCATCCGGGGCGCGGGCATTGCCACGGTCGGCGGTTTCGTGTTTTCGGCCCTGTGCTTTGCCCTGCTCGTGTTCCGCAAACGGAACGAAAAGACGTTCAAGGTCTGGTCCGGCTGGCGGTTTGATCCTGAGCTGTTCCGCCGTTTTCTGCGTTTCGGTCTGCCCGGCGGCGTCCAGTTTTTTCTGGACATGTTCGCAGTCTCGTTCTTCGTGTTCATGGTCGGTCGCATCGGCACCGTGGAGCTGGCCGCATCCAACATCGGCATGACGCTGGACAACGTGGCCTATCTGCCCATGGTGGGCATGTCCATTGCCGTGAGCGTGATGGTGGGGCAGGCCATGGGCAAGAAGTCCCCGGAGAGCGCGGCCTATGCCACCACCAGCGTCCTGCACATCGCCTGGGTGTACATGGGCGGAGTGGGCGTGCTGCTGCTCGTGTTTCCGGATTTCTTCATTGAGATATTCCGCACCCGCGGCATGAGCGACGCGGAATTCGCGCCCATTCTGGAACTGGGCAGGGTGCTGCTGCGCTACGTGGCCGGATTCACCCTGCTGGACGCGGTCTGCATCATTCATGCGGGCGCACTCAAGGGCGCGGGCGATACCCGGTTCATCATGTGGTCCATCGGCCTGTCCTCGATCTTCGGCATGGTCCTGCCCCTGACTCTGCTCTACATGGCCGGATATCACAGCGTGCATGTGCCCTGGGCCTGCCTGTACGCCTATGTGGTCCTGCTCATGTGCGTGCTGCGCTATCGGTACGTCAAGGGACCGTGGCGCAGGATGCAGGTCATCGAGGATGAACCGTCCGTGCCCGGGGAACGCATTGACACGGCGCGACCGTAG
- the larE gene encoding ATP-dependent sacrificial sulfur transferase LarE has protein sequence MALRALQEYLVRLGKEHDRVLIAFSGGVDSSAVACVAHRALPGRARAVTANTGFQSASSLEQARDIAAGIGIPHQEVRLDLLADPAIAANGPDRCYLCKRAVFASIRSLGDHAAIVDGTNADDDPARPGRRALRELGVLSPLESCGLSKDMVRDVAKELKLPNHDAPSDSCLATRIPVNIRLSRRALDQVECMEKTVKNLGVTRVRARCDDLVTTVEFPARESRIMQKNGDMVRSEARRLGFADCRFREWDA, from the coding sequence ATGGCATTGCGTGCGTTGCAGGAATATCTGGTTCGGCTCGGCAAGGAGCATGATCGCGTCCTGATCGCCTTTTCCGGCGGGGTGGACAGTTCCGCGGTGGCCTGCGTCGCGCATCGGGCGCTGCCGGGCCGCGCTCGGGCCGTGACCGCGAATACCGGATTCCAGTCCGCGTCATCGCTGGAACAGGCCCGGGACATTGCCGCAGGCATCGGGATTCCGCATCAGGAGGTGCGCCTTGATCTGCTGGCGGACCCGGCCATTGCCGCGAATGGCCCGGATCGCTGCTATCTGTGCAAGCGTGCCGTGTTTGCCTCGATTCGCTCGCTGGGCGATCATGCGGCGATCGTGGACGGCACCAATGCGGACGACGATCCGGCCCGGCCCGGCAGGCGGGCGCTCCGTGAGCTTGGCGTACTGTCGCCGCTGGAGTCGTGCGGACTGTCCAAGGACATGGTTCGCGACGTGGCAAAGGAACTGAAGTTGCCCAATCATGATGCACCGTCCGACAGTTGTCTGGCCACGCGCATTCCCGTGAACATCCGGTTGTCGCGACGCGCTCTGGATCAGGTGGAATGCATGGAGAAAACCGTGAAGAATCTGGGCGTTACCCGGGTCAGGGCGCGGTGTGATGATCTGGTGACCACCGTGGAATTTCCGGCGCGGGAATCCCGCATCATGCAGAAAAACGGGGATATGGTTCGAAGCGAGGCCCGAAGGCTCGGGTTTGCGGACTGTCGCTTCAGGGAGTGGGACGCATGA
- the larB gene encoding nickel pincer cofactor biosynthesis protein LarB has translation MSMDALLDELLSGRMDREDFKRQVLDHAFLDAGCARLDVHRQKRTGGPEVVYCESKSPEQVAEIFDVLDRENGAVLGTRATPAHAEAVRTVLKDVEYDPVSRLLQKGGASRRSGRIVVVSAGTSDAPVAEEAAQTAEFLGSNVERHYDCGVAGIHRLFSVAGSFCGAGAVIAVAGMEGALPSVVGGLSEPPVIAVPTSVGYGANFGGLAALLAMMNACAPGIGVVNIDNGFGAGFLAHKINARTLAPGRE, from the coding sequence ATGAGCATGGACGCATTGCTGGACGAGCTGCTGTCCGGTCGGATGGATCGGGAGGATTTCAAGCGGCAGGTGCTGGACCACGCGTTTCTGGACGCAGGGTGCGCCCGGCTCGACGTGCATCGGCAGAAGCGCACGGGCGGGCCCGAGGTCGTGTACTGCGAATCCAAGTCTCCGGAGCAGGTCGCTGAAATATTTGATGTTCTGGATCGGGAAAACGGCGCGGTGCTGGGCACTCGGGCCACCCCGGCCCATGCCGAGGCCGTGCGGACCGTGCTCAAGGACGTGGAATACGACCCGGTGTCCCGGCTGCTGCAAAAGGGCGGGGCCAGCAGACGATCCGGCCGCATCGTGGTGGTGAGCGCGGGCACGTCCGATGCGCCCGTGGCCGAGGAGGCTGCGCAAACAGCGGAATTCCTCGGGTCGAACGTGGAACGGCATTACGATTGCGGCGTTGCCGGCATCCATCGGCTGTTTTCCGTGGCCGGTTCGTTTTGCGGAGCCGGTGCGGTCATTGCCGTGGCGGGCATGGAAGGCGCGCTGCCTTCGGTGGTGGGCGGCCTGTCCGAGCCCCCGGTCATTGCCGTGCCCACCAGCGTGGGCTACGGCGCGAATTTCGGGGGACTTGCCGCGTTGCTGGCCATGATGAATGCGTGCGCACCCGGCATCGGCGTGGTCAACATCGACAACGGCTTCGGAGCCGGGTTCCTCGCCCACAAGATCAATGCCCGCACCTTGGCCCCGGGCCGGGAATGA
- a CDS encoding LarC family nickel insertion protein, translating to MKYLYLDCSTGVSGDMLLASMAHALEELDGPGAGFDFLQSELARLGLDGFHLEFSCKSVSHISTRHVDVVQTKDQPLRTLSDLQRIIEASELPERAASRSLEAVELLARAEAKVHGVDVDRIHFHEIGAVDTIADICGSMVLAEALGVDRIVCSPVDLGSGFVQIAHGTLPVPAPACAELATGLAVFATPCGMERATPTGLAVLRTLADECGSLPLGTVRAVGYGSGGRSCDEQPTYVRAFVLESVAVQPMVREHAHG from the coding sequence TTGAAGTACCTGTATCTTGATTGTTCCACGGGCGTGAGCGGGGACATGCTCCTTGCCTCCATGGCCCATGCCCTTGAGGAACTGGACGGCCCGGGCGCGGGATTCGATTTCCTGCAATCCGAACTGGCCCGTCTCGGACTGGACGGGTTTCATCTGGAGTTTTCCTGCAAATCCGTAAGTCATATCAGCACCCGTCACGTGGACGTGGTGCAGACAAAAGACCAGCCATTGCGCACGCTTTCGGACCTGCAACGCATCATTGAGGCCAGCGAGCTGCCCGAACGCGCCGCGTCCCGGTCGCTCGAAGCGGTCGAACTGCTGGCCCGCGCCGAGGCCAAGGTGCACGGCGTGGACGTGGACCGGATTCATTTTCACGAGATCGGGGCTGTGGATACCATTGCGGATATTTGCGGATCAATGGTTCTGGCCGAGGCGCTGGGCGTGGATCGGATCGTGTGTTCGCCCGTGGATCTGGGCAGCGGATTCGTGCAGATCGCGCATGGCACTTTGCCTGTTCCTGCACCGGCTTGCGCCGAGCTTGCCACGGGGCTGGCCGTGTTTGCCACTCCCTGCGGCATGGAGCGGGCCACGCCCACGGGACTGGCCGTCTTGCGGACCCTTGCGGATGAATGCGGCTCCCTGCCGCTGGGCACGGTTCGGGCCGTGGGCTACGGCTCGGGCGGGCGCTCCTGCGACGAGCAGCCCACCTATGTGCGGGCATTCGTTCTGGAGTCGGTTGCTGTTCAGCCCATGGTCAGGGAGCATGCGCATGGCTGA
- a CDS encoding DUF3431 domain-containing protein, producing MADDVRVIVARYREDVSWLRELGYPFLIYDKSDDPFPGAVPLPNIGREAHTYLTHIVREYDTLAPVTAFVQGDPFDHLSDHGRATVDDLRRIIADVADRGTPFKGLAWFRLKCDGLGRPHDLRKPENRGRWAGWGRDIPVAEIFGHLFQAEPPVQFIARAATGNFCVTRERIRTRPRAFYEYALSLVLADPQDENNTGHAFERLWQLIFNGNAAWNRDRYPGTEA from the coding sequence ATGGCTGATGATGTTCGCGTGATCGTGGCCAGATATCGAGAGGATGTGTCCTGGCTCCGGGAGCTGGGATATCCCTTCCTGATCTACGACAAGAGCGACGACCCCTTTCCCGGGGCAGTGCCGCTGCCGAACATCGGCCGCGAGGCCCACACCTATCTCACCCACATCGTCCGGGAATACGACACCCTTGCCCCTGTCACCGCGTTCGTGCAGGGCGACCCTTTTGATCATCTGTCGGATCACGGTCGCGCCACTGTGGATGATCTGCGAAGGATCATTGCGGATGTTGCGGATCGGGGCACCCCGTTCAAGGGGCTGGCCTGGTTCCGACTGAAGTGCGACGGTCTGGGCAGACCGCACGATCTGCGCAAGCCCGAAAACCGGGGACGCTGGGCCGGGTGGGGCAGGGATATTCCGGTCGCGGAAATCTTCGGACATCTTTTTCAGGCCGAACCGCCCGTCCAATTCATTGCCCGGGCCGCCACCGGCAATTTCTGCGTGACCCGCGAGCGCATCCGCACCCGTCCCCGGGCCTTTTACGAGTACGCGCTTTCCCTTGTGCTGGCCGATCCGCAGGACGAGAACAATACCGGGCACGCCTTTGAACGGCTCTGGCAACTGATCTTCAACGGCAACGCGGCATGGAACCGGGACAGGTATCCCGGAACGGAGGCGTGA